The following proteins come from a genomic window of Taeniopygia guttata chromosome 25, bTaeGut7.mat, whole genome shotgun sequence:
- the ANKRD35 gene encoding ankyrin repeat domain-containing protein 35 isoform X2: MKRMFSCSSSQVTMESWTRQDQKLLEAVTRGDVARVAALAARKAARPAKLNARGQSALHLAAAGGLTECLTLLLEHGAPVNETNDDGSTALHLATIACQPQCVKVLLQHGANERHVDGQNRTPLHWAASSGCASSVLLLCDHEAPLDVPDTHGQTPLMLAAQGNHAAVCAQLLRRGAEPGRADRDGRTALELALAHGSLEVAELLQGHQRDKKDTGNVTWNVIGKAPRWALQKVPHSRRRENGAGQVGIQAEEEEEEEEQRDGRAARRLREELARKTLECRRLEEAAEGTRRRLRELVRLLPGRDAAEDEEDEEDEEDEGACLELLARRVAELRKRTRDEEQEGGQGSAEAPLLIPFLAWLGEECSKMREAKVGASSRSQELRREAEDSLRAGAWQQLAAGLEQALEQQDQIHGRMLRGSQILLEKLRREPAAACRCAVPGSEMPREGGRMEKELLELREGNGKLLAELARLGRERERLQQELRELRDPGERDEARRLRRELRELRDGLGARVREAGGDAGAGILRDLHRRLDALVRSQHEALQLITEMEGETGETPGIPAEPGTGEPRGTESGAADVPPGSEAERWREAAAAAEARAAGRERELRELRETAEGLRERAARLERACRDKDGKLKQLLAETEKLSAEVLGLRGRSARLQLQLEVQQKQHRDTVAVYRSHLLQAAQGFMDEGVHAALLRILRAEAGAGLCH; this comes from the exons ATGAAGAGGAtgttctcctgctccagctcgCAGGTGACG ATGGAGAGCTGGACGCGGCAGGACCAGAAGCTGCTGGAGGCGGTGACACGCGGGGACGTGGCCCGGGTGGCCGCGCTGGCCGCCCGCAAGGCCGCCCGCCCCGCCAAGCTCAACGCCCGGGGACAGTCCGC GCTCCACCTGGCCGCGGCCGGGGGTCTCACCGAGTGCCTGacgctgctgctggagcacgGAGCGCCCGTCAACGAGACCAACGATGACG GTAGCACCGCCCTGCACTTGGCCACCATCGCCTGCCAGCCCCAGTGCGtgaaggtgctgctgcag CATGGAGCCAACGAGCGCCACGTGGACGGGCAGAACCGGACTCCGCTGCACTGGGCCG CCTCCTCGGGCTGCGCCTCCAGCGTCCTCCTGCTCTGCGACCACGAGGCCCCACTGGATGTCCCCGACACT caCGGCCAGACCCCCCTGATGCTGGCGGCGCAGGGGAACCACGCGGCCGTTTGTGCCCAACTCCTGCGGCGCGGGGCCGAGCCCGGGCGGGCCGACAGGGATGGCAG GACAGCGCTGGAGCTGGCCCTGGCTCACGGCAGCCTGGAAGTGGccgagctgctgcagggccaccAGAGGGACAAGAAGGACACCGGGAATGTCACCTGGAATGTCATCGGGAAGGCCCCGCGTTGGGCTCTCCAGAAGGTCCCACACAGCAGGAGGAGAG AGAACGGTGCTGGGCAGGTGGGAATacaggctgaggaggaggaggaggaggaggagcagcgggACGGACGCGCTGCCCGGCGGCTGCGGGAGGAGCTGGCGAGGAAGACTCTGGAATGCCGGAGGCTGGAGGAAGCTGCCGAGGGCAcccggcggcggctgcgggagcTCGTGCGGCTCCTGCCGGGACGGGACGCggctgaggatgaggaggatgaggaggatgaggaagatgagggCGCCTGCCTGGAGCTCCTGGCCCGGCGCGTAGCGGAGCTGAGGAAGAGGACGAGGGATGAAGAGCAGGAAGGAGGACAAGGCAGCGCCGAGGCTCCGCTGCTGATCCCGTTCCTGGCCTGGCTGGGAGAGGAGTGCTCCAAAATGCGGGAAGCGAAGGTCGGCGCCTCCTCCCGGAGCCAGGAGCTGCGTCGGGAGGCAGAGGATTCCCTCCGGGCCGgggcctggcagcagctggcggcggggctggagcaggcgctggagcagcaggaccagATCCACGGCAGGATGCTGCGGGgatcccaaatcctcctggaaaAGCTCCGGCGGGAGCCCGCGGCAGCGTGCCGGTGCGCGGTGCCCGGCTCGGAGATGCCGAGGGAGGGCGGGAggatggagaaggagctgctggagctgcggGAGGGCAACGGGAAACTCCTGGCGGAGCTGGCGCGGCTgggccgggagcgggagcggctgcagcaggagctgcgggagctgcgggaTCCCGGGGAGCGGGACGAGGCGCGGCGGCTGCgccgggagctgcgggagctgcgggaCGGGCTGGGAGCGCGGGTGCGGGAGGCGGGAGGCGACGCCGGGGCCGGAATCCTCCGGGACCTGCACCGGCGGCTGGACGCGCTGGTGCGCTCCCAGCACGAGGCGCTGCAGCTCATCACGGAGATGGAGGGAGAGACCGGAGAAACGCCCGGGATACCGGCAGAACCGGGTACCGGCGAGCCGCGGGGCACGGAGAGCGGCGCCGCCGATGTCCCGCCGGGCTCGGAGGCGGAGCGGtggcgggaggcggcggcggcggccgaggCGCGGGCGGCCGGGAGGGagcgggagctgcgggagctgcgggagacggcggaggggctgcgggaacgCGCGGCGCGGCTGGAGCGCGCCTGCCGGGACAAGGACGGGAAG ctgaagcagctgctggcGGAGACGGAGAAACTCTCGGCTGAAGTGttggggctgcggggccgcaGCGCccggctccagctccagctggag GTCCAGCAGAAGCAGCACCGGGACACTGTGGCCGTGTACCGGAGCCACCTTCTCCAGGCTGCCCAG GGATTCATGGACGAGGGCGTCCACGCCGCGCTGCTGCGGATCCTGCGGGCCGAGGCGGGAGCAGGACTGTGCCATTAA
- the ANKRD35 gene encoding ankyrin repeat domain-containing protein 35 isoform X1 codes for MRGGTHTGGSCAGWGSPPEFGVLCWVPPQMESWTRQDQKLLEAVTRGDVARVAALAARKAARPAKLNARGQSALHLAAAGGLTECLTLLLEHGAPVNETNDDGSTALHLATIACQPQCVKVLLQHGANERHVDGQNRTPLHWAASSGCASSVLLLCDHEAPLDVPDTHGQTPLMLAAQGNHAAVCAQLLRRGAEPGRADRDGRTALELALAHGSLEVAELLQGHQRDKKDTGNVTWNVIGKAPRWALQKVPHSRRRENGAGQVGIQAEEEEEEEEQRDGRAARRLREELARKTLECRRLEEAAEGTRRRLRELVRLLPGRDAAEDEEDEEDEEDEGACLELLARRVAELRKRTRDEEQEGGQGSAEAPLLIPFLAWLGEECSKMREAKVGASSRSQELRREAEDSLRAGAWQQLAAGLEQALEQQDQIHGRMLRGSQILLEKLRREPAAACRCAVPGSEMPREGGRMEKELLELREGNGKLLAELARLGRERERLQQELRELRDPGERDEARRLRRELRELRDGLGARVREAGGDAGAGILRDLHRRLDALVRSQHEALQLITEMEGETGETPGIPAEPGTGEPRGTESGAADVPPGSEAERWREAAAAAEARAAGRERELRELRETAEGLRERAARLERACRDKDGKLKQLLAETEKLSAEVLGLRGRSARLQLQLEVQQKQHRDTVAVYRSHLLQAAQGFMDEGVHAALLRILRAEAGAGLCH; via the exons aTGCGTGgggggacccacactggggGGTCCTGTGCGGGGTGGGGGTCCCCCCCAGAGTTTGGGGTCCTGTGCTGGGTCCCCCCGCAGATGGAGAGCTGGACGCGGCAGGACCAGAAGCTGCTGGAGGCGGTGACACGCGGGGACGTGGCCCGGGTGGCCGCGCTGGCCGCCCGCAAGGCCGCCCGCCCCGCCAAGCTCAACGCCCGGGGACAGTCCGC GCTCCACCTGGCCGCGGCCGGGGGTCTCACCGAGTGCCTGacgctgctgctggagcacgGAGCGCCCGTCAACGAGACCAACGATGACG GTAGCACCGCCCTGCACTTGGCCACCATCGCCTGCCAGCCCCAGTGCGtgaaggtgctgctgcag CATGGAGCCAACGAGCGCCACGTGGACGGGCAGAACCGGACTCCGCTGCACTGGGCCG CCTCCTCGGGCTGCGCCTCCAGCGTCCTCCTGCTCTGCGACCACGAGGCCCCACTGGATGTCCCCGACACT caCGGCCAGACCCCCCTGATGCTGGCGGCGCAGGGGAACCACGCGGCCGTTTGTGCCCAACTCCTGCGGCGCGGGGCCGAGCCCGGGCGGGCCGACAGGGATGGCAG GACAGCGCTGGAGCTGGCCCTGGCTCACGGCAGCCTGGAAGTGGccgagctgctgcagggccaccAGAGGGACAAGAAGGACACCGGGAATGTCACCTGGAATGTCATCGGGAAGGCCCCGCGTTGGGCTCTCCAGAAGGTCCCACACAGCAGGAGGAGAG AGAACGGTGCTGGGCAGGTGGGAATacaggctgaggaggaggaggaggaggaggagcagcgggACGGACGCGCTGCCCGGCGGCTGCGGGAGGAGCTGGCGAGGAAGACTCTGGAATGCCGGAGGCTGGAGGAAGCTGCCGAGGGCAcccggcggcggctgcgggagcTCGTGCGGCTCCTGCCGGGACGGGACGCggctgaggatgaggaggatgaggaggatgaggaagatgagggCGCCTGCCTGGAGCTCCTGGCCCGGCGCGTAGCGGAGCTGAGGAAGAGGACGAGGGATGAAGAGCAGGAAGGAGGACAAGGCAGCGCCGAGGCTCCGCTGCTGATCCCGTTCCTGGCCTGGCTGGGAGAGGAGTGCTCCAAAATGCGGGAAGCGAAGGTCGGCGCCTCCTCCCGGAGCCAGGAGCTGCGTCGGGAGGCAGAGGATTCCCTCCGGGCCGgggcctggcagcagctggcggcggggctggagcaggcgctggagcagcaggaccagATCCACGGCAGGATGCTGCGGGgatcccaaatcctcctggaaaAGCTCCGGCGGGAGCCCGCGGCAGCGTGCCGGTGCGCGGTGCCCGGCTCGGAGATGCCGAGGGAGGGCGGGAggatggagaaggagctgctggagctgcggGAGGGCAACGGGAAACTCCTGGCGGAGCTGGCGCGGCTgggccgggagcgggagcggctgcagcaggagctgcgggagctgcgggaTCCCGGGGAGCGGGACGAGGCGCGGCGGCTGCgccgggagctgcgggagctgcgggaCGGGCTGGGAGCGCGGGTGCGGGAGGCGGGAGGCGACGCCGGGGCCGGAATCCTCCGGGACCTGCACCGGCGGCTGGACGCGCTGGTGCGCTCCCAGCACGAGGCGCTGCAGCTCATCACGGAGATGGAGGGAGAGACCGGAGAAACGCCCGGGATACCGGCAGAACCGGGTACCGGCGAGCCGCGGGGCACGGAGAGCGGCGCCGCCGATGTCCCGCCGGGCTCGGAGGCGGAGCGGtggcgggaggcggcggcggcggccgaggCGCGGGCGGCCGGGAGGGagcgggagctgcgggagctgcgggagacggcggaggggctgcgggaacgCGCGGCGCGGCTGGAGCGCGCCTGCCGGGACAAGGACGGGAAG ctgaagcagctgctggcGGAGACGGAGAAACTCTCGGCTGAAGTGttggggctgcggggccgcaGCGCccggctccagctccagctggag GTCCAGCAGAAGCAGCACCGGGACACTGTGGCCGTGTACCGGAGCCACCTTCTCCAGGCTGCCCAG GGATTCATGGACGAGGGCGTCCACGCCGCGCTGCTGCGGATCCTGCGGGCCGAGGCGGGAGCAGGACTGTGCCATTAA